In the Podospora bellae-mahoneyi strain CBS 112042 chromosome 4, whole genome shotgun sequence genome, one interval contains:
- a CDS encoding hypothetical protein (MEROPS:MER0026262; EggNog:ENOG503PQXS; COG:S) produces MPKSSVAPRASQERSKRSIAEYLLRSTSTVLEAIFQESGNVGASIGLLEDGNYTFHDIGTRALDDDQPPTKNSRYLISSMTKPFMGLAISILVADGRHGICFETPVKDILPELEGRTALVSDQMEPELTIGHLLAHRSEFLRYTNLWESPEGHIPWTTIDPVLALLRHMPRSSQYTEKKFDNSRNYSNECFALLAEVVERTARMPWGEFVTERILQPLHLTSTFTDVPQDHLQDRNSYVASHSVSVDGLLAGGHQLWQRNCMTGPKAEPLLIEPSQVSCVNRGSKPSPLGAAAGMVSSTKDLLKFFGYLLEVFGSLQGQRYDLGHKISEVERGMITWWRHILSHTQSENSIYAGGWNTTNISWNPCDLKHRWPGSDGDNARRLQSAIRSSHSDGALTANRLWYFFQQLSIGGGVDVGKKLALYHGGNMVGATSSCFLIPSLKQAVVVLCNTRGFYLDAANIACMFLADALARKATDPRALQTLCANLDTVIRHIKGSYIRDLVLYETRLEREYSQLACAEDFASCVGRFRLVLGVFAEIQGHAGGSLRFQLYGKGFEYPLRARHDCCAVSSEVIMTFAMPMRDLVPLGVGGNNRLNIRDFELVFRGRRGSGRPFEEFVWVFDRNGVCEDGDESAFAWKRVA; encoded by the exons ATGCCCAAATCATCTGTGGCTCCTCGAGCTTCACAAGAACGCAGCAAGAGAAGCATAGCCGAGTACCTGTTGCGATCTACATCAACGGTTCTGGAAGCCATATTTCAGGAAAGTGGCAACGTCGGTGCATCAATCGGCCTCTTGGAAGATGGGAACTACACCTTCCATGATATTGGCACCCGTGCCCTTGACGACGACCAGCCTCCTACTAAGAATTCAAGATATCTCATATCATCCATGACCAAGCCTTTTATGGGCCTTGCAATATCAATTCTTGTCGCTGACGGAAGACATGGCATCTGTTTTGAAACACCTGTGAAGGATATCCTTCCAGAACTTGAGGGACGAACCGCACTGGTGTCGGACCAGATGGAGCCTGAGCTGACAATCGGCCATCTTTTGGCGCACCGGTCCGAGTTCCTGAGGTACACCAACCTCTGGGAAAGTCCCGAGGGCCACATTCCATGGACGACCATTGATCCAGTCCTGGCGCTCCTCCGTCACATGCCCCGAAGCAGCCAGTATACAGAGAAGAAATTCGATAATTCTAGGAACTACTCCAACGAATGCTTTGCCTTGCTTGCGGAGGTTGTTGAAAGGACTGCGAGGATGCCGTGGGGAGAGTTTGTCACAGAGAGGATTCTGCAGCCATTGCATTTGACCAGCACCTTTACCGACGTTCCGCAGGACCATCTCCAGGACAGGAACAGCTATGTTGCATCTCACAGCGTGAGTGTAGATGGTTTGTTGGCGGGAGGTCATCAACTTTGGCAGAGGAACTGCATGACAGGTCCCAAGGCAGAACCCCTTTTGATTGAGCCCTCCCAGGTTTCCTGTGTCAACCGCGGCTCTAAACCATCTCCACTAGGGGCGGCAGCCGGCATGGTGTCTTCAACGAAGGACTTGCTGAAGTTTTTTGGCTATCTTCTTGAAGTCTTCGGCAGCCTCCAGGGACAAAGGTACGACCTCGGCCACAAGATCTCTGAGGTCGAGCGTGGCATGATCACTTGGTGGCGCCATATCCTTTCACATACGCAATCGGAAAACTCCATCTATGCCGGCGGCTG gaacaccaccaacatATCTTGGAACCCTTGCGACTTGAAACATCGTTGGCCTGGCTCGGATGGCGACAATGCGCGTCGTCTTCAGAGCGCCATCAGGAGCAGCCACAGTGATGGAGCTCTCACAGCCAATCGCTTGTGGTACTTTTTCCAACAACTTTCGATTGGTGGaggcgttgatgttggcaagAAGCTGGCGCTCTATCACGGCGGGAATATGGTGGGCGCCACTTCGTCCTGCTTTCTCA TTCCATCGCTCAAACAAGCAGTCGTGGTTCTTTGCAACACCCGTGGCTTTTACCTTGACGCAGCCAACATCGCCTGCATGTTTCTGGCTGATGCTTTGGCACGGAAAGCGACCGACCCTCGCGCACTTCAAACCTTGTGCGCAAACCTTGACACTGTGATCCGACACATTAAAGGAAGTTACATACGGGATTTGGTTCTCTACGAGACAAGACTTGAACGGGAGTATTCCCAACTTGCATGTGCGGAAGACTTTGCGAGCTGTGTGGGGAGATTCCGATTGGTCCTGGGCGTGTTTGCTGAGATTCAGGGGCATGCTGGAGGGTCTTTGAGATTTCAACTGTATGGAAAAGGGTTTGAATACCCACTGAGAGCCAGACATGATTGCTGCGCGGTCTCTTCAGAGGTGATCATGACGTTTGCCATGCCGATGAGAGACTTGGTACCTCTTGGTGTAGGCGGAAACAACAGATTGAATATTCGAGATTTCGAGCTGGTGTTTAGGGGCCGAAGAGGGTCAGGCAGGCCGTTCGAGGAATTTGTTTGGGTGTTTGATCGGAATGGGGTttgtgaggatggggatgagagCGCATTTGCTTGGAAACGTGTGGCCTGA
- a CDS encoding hypothetical protein (COG:G; COG:M; COG:O; EggNog:ENOG503NTWK) — MSLQIPHHQKANGNTGATKAVILVGGASRGTRFRPLSLDVPKPLFDVAGHPIIWHCLTAISKVPSIHEVYLIGYYEEHVFRDFIKDSSSEFPDLSIKYLREYQALGTAGGLYHFRDAILKGRPENIFVLNSDVCCSFPLNEMLQLTHERRAEAVILGTRVSEDAASNFGCIVSDSHTRRVLHYVEKPESYISNLINCGVYLFRADVLFPSIRTAIQRRADRPRLGSYRSSENLASSYMFDEEDTQKNEVIRLEQDILGEMADTNLFFVYETKDFWRQIKTAGSAIPANALYLQKAQQSGSSELAAPSANIKAPVFIHPTANVHPTAVLGPNVSIGPRVTIGPGVRIKESIVLEDAEVKHDACILYSIIGWGSRVGAWARVEGTPTPVTSHNTSIIKNGVKVQAITILGKECGVGDEVRVQNCICLPFKDLKRDVSNEVIM, encoded by the exons ATGTCGCTTcaaatcccccaccaccaaaaggcCAACGGCAACACTGGCGCCACCAAAGCCGTGATTCTC GTTGGTGGTGCCTCTCGTGGCACTCGCTTCCGCCCGCTCTCTCTCGATGTTCCCAAGCCTCTCTTCGATGTTGCCGGTCACCCCATCATCTGGCACTGCTTGACCGCCATCAGCAAGGTCCCTTCGATCCACGAAGTCTACCTGATCGGCTACTACGAGGAGCATGTTTTCCGCGACTTCATCAAGGATTCGTCGTCCGAGTTCCCCGACCTCTCCATCAAGTACCTCCGCGAATACCAAGCCCTGGGCACCGCCGGCGGCTTGTACCACTTCCGCGATGCCATCCTCAAGGGCCGCCCCGAGAACATCTTTGTTCTGAACTCGGACGTCTGTTGCAGTTTTCCTCTAAACGAGATGCTTCAGCTCACACACGAGCGCCGCGCCGAGGCCGTCATTCTGGGCACCAGGGTCAGCGAGGATGCCGCCTCGAACTTTGGCTGCATTGTCTCCGATTCTCACACCCGCCGCGTGCTGCACTACGTCGAGAAGCCCGAAAGTTACATTTCCAATCTTATCAACTGCGGAGTCTACCTCTTCCGCGCCGATGTCCTCTTCCCTTCGATCCGCACCGCCATCCAGCGCCGCGCCGACAGACCCCGTCTGGGCTCGTACCGTTCATCCGAGAATCTTGCCAGCTCGTACATgtttgacgaggaagacacGCAGAAGAATGAAGTCATTCGGTTGGAGCAGGATATTCTCGGAGAAATGGCCGAtaccaacctcttcttcgtctATGAGACCAAGGACTTCTGGAGGCAGATCAAGACGGCCGGCTCTGCCATCCCAGCCAACGCCCTGTACCTCCAGAAGGCCCAGCAAAGCGGCTCCAGCGAGCTTGCCGCTCCTTCAGCCAACATCAAGGCCCCCGTATTCATCCACCCCACGGCCAACGTACACCCCACGGCTGTTCTGGGCCCCAATGTCTCTATTGGACCTCGCGTGACGATTGGACCTGGCGTCCGCATCAAGGAGTCTATCGTGTTGGAAGACGCCGAGGTCAAGCATGACGCGTGCATTCTGTACTCAATTATCGGTTGGGGCAGCCGCGTCGGTGCTTGGGCTCGTGTGGAGGGCACACCAACCCCCGTGACGAGCCACAACACGAGCATTATCAAGAACGGTGTCAAGGTTCAGGCTATCACCATCCTTGGCAAGGAGTGCGGTGTCGGTGATGAGGTCAGAGTGCAGAACTGCATCTGCCTGCCATTCAAGGATCTGAAGAGG GACGTTTCCAACGAGGTCATTATGTAA